The following proteins are encoded in a genomic region of Oceanisphaera profunda:
- a CDS encoding Na(+)-translocating NADH-quinone reductase subunit A, with product MITIKKGLDLPITGAPEQVIYDGPAIKRVATLGEEFVGMRPTMYVKVEDRVKKGQIIFEDKKNPGVKFTAPAAGTVVEINRGAKRVLQSVVIAVDDSEDQITFSKYASAELATLERDTVREQLVESGMWTALRTRPFSKVPAVGTVPSSIFVTAMDTNPLSANAELIIKENAQAFTDGLLVLSRLTDGQVNVCKGEGNLPQAQAASIKEHVFTGVHPAGLPGTHIHHIDPIVPGKVVWAINYQDVIAVGKLFTTGELFTDRVIALAGPVVQKPRLLRTRIGASLETLTAGELQEGENRVISGSVLYGTAANGPHAYLGRYHLQVSVIAEGREKELFGWLAPGANKFSVTRAYLSHLTKGKLFDLTTTTNGSARAMVPIGNYERIMPLDILPTVLLRDLLSNDTDGAITLGCLELDEEDLALCTYVCPGKYDYGLALRKCLTTIELEG from the coding sequence ATGATTACAATAAAAAAAGGACTGGACCTCCCGATTACCGGGGCACCAGAGCAAGTAATCTACGATGGTCCTGCCATCAAGCGAGTTGCAACGCTGGGTGAAGAGTTTGTGGGCATGCGCCCTACCATGTACGTCAAGGTAGAGGATCGTGTTAAAAAAGGTCAGATTATCTTCGAAGATAAGAAGAATCCTGGCGTTAAATTCACAGCTCCCGCCGCCGGCACCGTGGTTGAAATTAACCGTGGCGCTAAGCGTGTACTGCAATCTGTAGTGATTGCCGTTGATGACAGTGAAGATCAGATTACGTTTTCAAAATATGCTTCAGCAGAACTCGCCACATTAGAACGCGATACCGTTCGCGAACAGCTCGTTGAGTCGGGTATGTGGACAGCACTGCGTACTCGCCCGTTCAGCAAAGTACCCGCTGTGGGCACAGTGCCGAGCTCTATTTTCGTGACCGCCATGGATACCAATCCATTAAGCGCCAATGCTGAACTGATCATCAAAGAAAATGCGCAAGCCTTTACTGATGGTCTATTAGTATTAAGCCGCTTAACTGATGGCCAAGTTAACGTCTGTAAAGGCGAAGGCAATCTACCCCAAGCACAAGCCGCTAGTATCAAAGAGCATGTGTTCACGGGTGTGCACCCTGCCGGCTTACCAGGCACGCACATTCACCATATTGACCCTATCGTACCGGGCAAAGTGGTGTGGGCTATCAACTACCAAGATGTGATTGCCGTTGGCAAATTGTTCACTACAGGTGAGTTGTTTACCGATCGCGTGATTGCCTTGGCAGGCCCCGTGGTGCAAAAGCCTCGCTTGTTGCGTACCCGCATCGGTGCTTCATTAGAAACACTGACCGCAGGCGAGCTGCAAGAAGGTGAAAACCGCGTTATTTCCGGCTCTGTGCTCTACGGTACTGCCGCGAATGGTCCTCATGCTTACTTGGGTCGTTACCATCTGCAGGTGTCAGTCATTGCCGAAGGCCGTGAAAAAGAACTGTTTGGCTGGTTAGCGCCAGGTGCCAACAAGTTCTCCGTCACTCGTGCTTACTTGAGTCACCTGACGAAAGGCAAGCTGTTTGACCTGACCACCACTACTAACGGTTCAGCGCGAGCCATGGTGCCAATCGGTAACTACGAGCGCATTATGCCGCTGGATATTTTACCGACCGTGTTGCTGCGTGATTTATTGTCTAACGACACCGACGGTGCCATCACCTTAGGCTGCTTAGAGTTGGATGAAGAAGATCTGGCGCTCTGTACCTATGTGTGTCCAGGCAAATACGATTATGGACTCGCGCTGCGCAAGTGTCTGACCACAATTGAGCTAGAGGGTTAA
- a CDS encoding FAD:protein FMN transferase, translating to MNSYVTKWLAPMGLAFLLVACKPAELTVPTANAEQHLTGNTMGTYYSIKVLGVDKDETQHLQAGIDQRLDLVNQQMSTYLADSELSRFNQSTSSGPFAVSADTAKVVTAALQLGQQTEQTLDVTLGPLVNLWGFGPDERPVQVPTQQQLADTMMHTGLQHLRVAYDLEGQYLYKAIPELYVDLSSIAKGFGVDAVSEYLSEQGIGNHLVEIGGEVRLSGHNGHNKPWAIAVEKPHNDDARSDELVQQVVLPGNNSVATSGDYRNYYELDGVRLSHTIDPSTGHPITHNLASVTVIHPSCMIADGLATALTVMGPERALAFAEQHKLAVYLLTKTDDGFRVDMTSAFKKYLRG from the coding sequence ATGAACTCTTATGTAACTAAATGGCTGGCCCCAATGGGGCTGGCCTTTTTATTGGTCGCCTGCAAGCCGGCCGAACTCACAGTACCCACCGCAAATGCCGAGCAACACCTGACCGGCAATACCATGGGTACTTACTATTCCATTAAAGTGTTGGGCGTCGATAAAGACGAGACTCAGCACTTACAAGCTGGCATCGACCAGCGGCTAGACTTGGTTAACCAACAAATGTCGACCTATTTGGCCGACTCTGAGCTAAGCCGCTTTAATCAGTCGACAAGCTCAGGTCCCTTTGCCGTCTCTGCGGATACCGCCAAAGTAGTCACAGCGGCGCTGCAGTTAGGCCAGCAAACCGAGCAAACACTCGATGTAACCCTGGGGCCACTGGTTAATTTATGGGGCTTTGGCCCAGATGAAAGACCGGTGCAAGTACCGACTCAGCAGCAGTTAGCCGACACTATGATGCACACAGGGTTGCAGCACTTGCGCGTTGCTTACGACCTTGAAGGCCAGTATTTATACAAAGCCATTCCTGAGCTGTACGTAGATTTATCCTCAATTGCCAAAGGCTTTGGCGTGGACGCCGTCTCTGAGTATTTGAGCGAGCAGGGCATAGGTAATCACCTGGTCGAAATTGGCGGCGAAGTGCGGTTAAGCGGTCATAACGGCCATAATAAGCCTTGGGCTATCGCGGTGGAAAAACCTCATAACGATGATGCTCGCAGTGACGAATTAGTGCAGCAAGTGGTGCTGCCGGGTAATAACAGCGTGGCGACCTCGGGGGATTATCGTAACTATTATGAGCTGGATGGCGTGCGCTTATCCCACACCATAGATCCCAGCACCGGTCACCCAATTACCCATAACTTGGCATCCGTGACAGTAATTCATCCCTCCTGTATGATTGCAGACGGACTTGCTACGGCATTAACGGTGATGGGGCCTGAGCGCGCTCTTGCCTTTGCCGAACAACATAAGCTTGCTGTGTATCTGCTGACCAAAACGGACGATGGCTTTCGAGTAGATATGACCAGTGCTTTCAAAAAGTACTTAAGAGGTTGA
- a CDS encoding Na(+)-translocating NADH-quinone reductase subunit C — MAKKESVGRTFTVIIVLCLVCSVVVSGAAVLLKPTQELNKALDVQTNIVQVAGFGRQNVAENYEKFIDARLWDIEKGEFSDKSAEGYDQRAAAKENDTSIKLVPSEDPGGIRRRADLVPVYLAKDEDGNLDSIILPIHGQGLWSTMYAFVAVAPDGNTIKGITYYEQGETPGLGGEVENPNWREQFVGKKLYDENGKPAIKIVKGGAPAGTPSSVDGLSGATLTSNGVQHTFDFWLGDKGFGPFLTKVQKGELNNG; from the coding sequence GTGGCTAAGAAAGAATCTGTTGGCAGAACATTTACTGTCATTATCGTCTTGTGTTTGGTGTGCTCTGTGGTGGTATCTGGCGCGGCTGTATTGCTCAAGCCTACCCAAGAGCTTAACAAAGCGCTGGACGTGCAAACTAACATAGTTCAAGTCGCCGGCTTTGGCCGTCAAAACGTGGCTGAAAACTATGAGAAATTCATAGATGCTCGGTTGTGGGACATCGAAAAAGGCGAGTTTTCTGATAAGTCGGCTGAAGGTTACGACCAACGCGCCGCTGCTAAAGAAAACGACACCAGTATCAAGCTAGTGCCGAGCGAAGACCCAGGTGGTATTCGTCGTCGTGCTGACTTGGTGCCTGTGTACTTGGCCAAAGACGAAGACGGTAATTTGGACAGTATTATTCTGCCCATTCATGGTCAGGGCCTGTGGTCCACCATGTACGCCTTCGTTGCCGTTGCACCCGATGGCAATACCATTAAAGGCATCACTTACTACGAACAGGGCGAAACCCCAGGTTTGGGTGGTGAAGTGGAAAACCCTAACTGGCGTGAACAGTTTGTGGGTAAGAAGCTGTATGACGAAAATGGTAAGCCCGCGATTAAAATCGTGAAAGGCGGTGCACCTGCCGGTACTCCTTCAAGTGTTGATGGTTTGTCTGGTGCTACCTTAACCTCTAACGGTGTGCAGCATACCTTTGATTTCTGGTTAGGCGACAAGGGCTTTGGTCCTTTCCTGACTAAGGTACAAAAAGGAGAGCTCAACAATGGCTGA
- a CDS encoding alpha-ketoglutarate-dependent dioxygenase AlkB family protein, whose protein sequence is MPLFIESAKGENIEPATEVNTITPAGLPLAHGRLLWWPNAFAVEADTWFTQLKKSEISWQQHTLRMFGRELNEPRLSCWMSELPYRYSGKTRKPVPWHPVVREICQRVSDICEQPFNGVLLNWYRDGQDSMGWHADDEPELGINPTVASVSLGATRRFKLRHNLRPELRHELRPELRPKADGHSAAPRELLLNHGSLLVMAGEMQHHWQHALPKMAACSTPRINLTFRWLVE, encoded by the coding sequence ATGCCGCTATTCATCGAGTCCGCCAAAGGGGAAAATATTGAGCCTGCAACCGAGGTAAACACTATCACGCCTGCTGGGTTGCCATTAGCGCACGGGCGGCTATTATGGTGGCCGAATGCCTTTGCTGTAGAAGCGGATACTTGGTTTACCCAGCTCAAAAAAAGCGAAATTTCGTGGCAACAACATACGCTGCGCATGTTTGGGCGTGAGCTTAATGAGCCCAGGCTGTCTTGTTGGATGAGCGAGTTGCCTTATCGCTATTCGGGAAAAACTCGAAAGCCCGTCCCTTGGCATCCTGTGGTGCGAGAGATCTGCCAGCGGGTGAGCGATATTTGCGAGCAGCCCTTTAATGGCGTGCTGCTTAATTGGTATCGTGACGGTCAAGACAGCATGGGCTGGCATGCAGACGATGAGCCTGAGCTAGGTATCAATCCCACGGTTGCGTCGGTGAGCTTAGGTGCTACGCGACGCTTTAAGCTTAGGCATAACTTAAGGCCCGAACTACGGCATGAGTTAAGGCCCGAGCTAAGACCCAAAGCAGACGGTCATAGTGCAGCACCAAGAGAACTGCTATTAAATCATGGTAGTTTGCTGGTGATGGCAGGCGAAATGCAGCATCATTGGCAGCACGCTTTACCGAAAATGGCTGCCTGTTCAACGCCGCGCATCAATTTAACATTTCGCTGGCTGGTAGAATAA
- a CDS encoding methyltransferase: MNHHFPLPGGGELSLLRYPRKAQDKLQAWEAADEYLINELAALELDASTRVLILNDGFGALTLALHNYQPYSLTDSRISELACTANAHDNQLPETWQTLSSLASWPSEDDAPQVVLIKLPKNNAMLEYQLAQLSQIVSPQTRVIAAGKAKEVRSSTLALFERYLGPTKTSLAWKKARLIFCTPDPKLKAAALPQPLAWPLDGTDFTLYNHANVFARSSLDIAARLFLEHLPKEQSGHIVDLGCGNGVLGLMALVQNPQAEVTFTDESYMAIASARHNVQHNLPQALTRAHFSVNNCLDGVASDSIDIILCNPPFHQQQAITDHIAWEMFVDAKRVLRSGGELWVVGNRHLDYHHKLIRLFGNQTVVASNPKFVILKAIQPS; this comes from the coding sequence ATGAATCATCATTTTCCCCTCCCTGGGGGTGGCGAGCTGTCGTTACTCCGTTACCCTCGTAAAGCCCAAGACAAGCTTCAAGCCTGGGAAGCGGCGGATGAATATTTGATCAACGAGCTCGCCGCCCTTGAGCTGGATGCCAGCACTCGGGTATTGATTTTAAATGACGGCTTTGGTGCCCTAACCTTGGCACTGCATAACTATCAGCCTTATAGCCTGACCGACTCGCGCATTAGTGAGTTGGCCTGCACCGCAAACGCCCATGACAACCAGTTGCCAGAAACCTGGCAAACCCTGTCTAGCCTGGCGTCTTGGCCCTCAGAAGATGACGCGCCGCAAGTGGTGTTGATTAAATTACCGAAAAACAATGCCATGCTCGAATATCAACTGGCTCAATTGAGCCAAATTGTCAGCCCACAAACCCGCGTCATCGCGGCGGGCAAGGCAAAAGAGGTGCGCAGCTCTACCTTGGCTTTGTTTGAGCGCTATTTAGGCCCCACTAAAACCAGTTTAGCCTGGAAGAAAGCGCGGCTGATATTTTGCACTCCAGATCCTAAACTTAAGGCCGCCGCCCTGCCCCAGCCATTAGCCTGGCCCTTAGATGGCACCGACTTTACCCTGTATAACCACGCCAACGTGTTCGCCCGCAGCAGCTTAGATATTGCCGCGCGCCTGTTCTTAGAGCATCTGCCGAAAGAGCAAAGCGGTCATATTGTCGACTTAGGTTGCGGCAATGGTGTCTTGGGTTTAATGGCATTAGTACAAAACCCACAAGCCGAGGTGACCTTTACCGATGAGTCTTACATGGCCATCGCCAGTGCCCGCCATAATGTGCAGCATAATTTACCTCAAGCACTGACTCGTGCGCATTTTTCGGTCAATAACTGTCTCGATGGCGTGGCTTCCGACAGTATCGATATTATTTTATGTAATCCGCCATTTCACCAGCAGCAGGCCATTACCGACCATATTGCCTGGGAAATGTTTGTGGATGCCAAGCGCGTACTACGCTCCGGCGGCGAGCTATGGGTGGTGGGCAATCGCCATCTTGATTACCATCACAAACTGATCCGGTTATTTGGCAACCAGACTGTGGTGGCATCTAATCCTAAATTCGTTATTCTCAAAGCCATTCAACCTAGTTAA
- a CDS encoding BolA family protein, which yields MSIQAQIEQKVQAALAPEHLEVINESYMHRVLPGSETHFKVIVVSAQFSDKRLLARHRMLNQLLADELNEGVHALALHTLTPAEWQAREAVPQSPPCRGQGGVSN from the coding sequence ATGTCGATACAAGCTCAAATTGAGCAAAAAGTGCAAGCGGCCTTAGCGCCTGAGCACCTAGAAGTGATTAATGAAAGTTATATGCACCGCGTGCTACCCGGCTCAGAAACCCATTTTAAAGTGATCGTCGTCAGCGCGCAGTTTAGCGATAAACGCCTATTGGCTCGCCATCGCATGCTCAACCAACTGCTCGCCGATGAGCTGAATGAAGGCGTACATGCCTTGGCATTGCACACTCTCACTCCCGCCGAATGGCAAGCGCGGGAAGCCGTTCCTCAGAGCCCGCCTTGTCGCGGACAAGGAGGCGTATCGAACTAG
- the nqrE gene encoding NADH:ubiquinone reductase (Na(+)-transporting) subunit E: protein MEHFISLFVRAIFIENMALAFFLGMCTFLAVSKKVKTSFGLGVAVVVVLTLAVPVNNLVYNYVLKDGALVDGIDLSFLNFITFIGVIAALVQILEMLLDKFFPALYNALGIFLPLIAVNCAIFGGVSFMVQRDYNFAESIVYGFGSGVGWMLAIVLLAGIREKMKYSDVPEGLRGLGITFISAGLMAIGFMSFSGISL from the coding sequence ATGGAACATTTTATTAGTTTGTTTGTTCGTGCCATTTTCATCGAAAACATGGCATTGGCCTTCTTCCTCGGTATGTGTACCTTTTTGGCAGTATCGAAAAAGGTAAAAACCTCGTTTGGTTTGGGCGTAGCGGTAGTCGTGGTGTTGACCTTAGCAGTACCGGTTAACAACTTAGTCTACAACTATGTGCTGAAAGACGGCGCCTTGGTTGATGGCATTGACTTGAGCTTCTTGAACTTCATTACCTTTATCGGTGTTATTGCAGCACTGGTTCAAATCTTGGAAATGTTGTTAGATAAGTTCTTCCCGGCACTCTATAACGCCTTGGGCATCTTCTTACCGTTGATCGCAGTAAACTGCGCCATCTTCGGTGGTGTGTCGTTCATGGTACAGCGCGATTATAACTTTGCCGAGTCCATCGTTTACGGCTTTGGCTCAGGTGTAGGCTGGATGCTGGCAATTGTATTGTTAGCCGGTATACGCGAGAAGATGAAGTATTCAGATGTGCCTGAAGGGCTGCGTGGCTTGGGGATTACCTTTATCTCTGCCGGCCTGATGGCAATTGGCTTCATGTCTTTCTCTGGCATATCCCTGTAA
- the nqrF gene encoding NADH:ubiquinone reductase (Na(+)-transporting) subunit F, whose amino-acid sequence MEIILGVVMFTVIVLVLVSIILFAKSKLVAEGDVIISINDDPDKAITTGAGGKLLGALANSGIFVSSACGGGGTCGQCRVRILDGGGEILPTELDHISKGEARHGERLACQVNVKQDMKIELPEEVFGIKKWDCEVLSNDSKATFIKELKLKIPNGESVPFRAGGYIQIEAPPHHVKYKDFDVPEKYREDWDKFKIFELESKVDEETIRAYSMANYPEEEGMILLNVRIATPPPRNWDAPPGIMSSYIWSLKAGDTTTISGPFGEFFAKDTDAEMVFVGGGAGMAPMRSHIFDQLKRLDSKRKISFWYGARSRREMFYVEDFDGLAADHDNFQWHVALSDSTPEDEWDGYTGFIHNVLYDNYLKDHEAPEDCEYYMCGPPVMNAAVINMLKDLGVEEDNIMLDDFGG is encoded by the coding sequence ATGGAAATCATTCTAGGCGTGGTCATGTTCACCGTGATTGTGCTGGTCCTAGTAAGCATTATCCTGTTTGCTAAGTCCAAGCTGGTTGCGGAAGGGGATGTGATCATCAGCATCAACGATGATCCCGATAAGGCGATCACCACAGGTGCCGGCGGTAAATTGCTGGGCGCCTTGGCCAACAGCGGTATCTTCGTTTCGTCTGCTTGTGGCGGCGGCGGTACTTGTGGTCAGTGTCGGGTACGCATCTTGGACGGCGGCGGTGAAATACTGCCCACAGAGCTTGATCATATCTCTAAAGGCGAAGCACGCCACGGCGAGCGCTTAGCTTGCCAGGTGAACGTTAAGCAAGATATGAAAATTGAACTGCCGGAAGAAGTGTTTGGCATCAAGAAATGGGATTGCGAAGTGTTGTCTAACGACAGCAAAGCGACTTTCATTAAAGAATTGAAGCTGAAAATCCCGAACGGTGAAAGTGTACCTTTCCGTGCTGGTGGTTATATTCAAATTGAAGCGCCGCCGCATCACGTTAAGTATAAAGATTTTGATGTACCAGAAAAGTACCGTGAAGACTGGGACAAGTTTAAGATCTTCGAACTGGAGTCTAAAGTAGACGAGGAAACTATCCGCGCTTACTCGATGGCTAACTACCCAGAAGAAGAAGGCATGATCCTGTTGAACGTGCGTATTGCCACGCCGCCGCCCCGTAACTGGGACGCGCCTCCGGGCATTATGTCTTCGTACATCTGGTCGCTTAAGGCTGGTGACACTACGACTATTTCGGGTCCTTTTGGTGAGTTCTTCGCTAAAGATACCGATGCAGAAATGGTGTTTGTGGGCGGTGGTGCCGGTATGGCGCCGATGCGTTCGCACATCTTTGACCAGCTCAAGCGCTTGGATTCTAAGCGTAAGATCAGCTTCTGGTACGGTGCACGCTCACGTCGCGAAATGTTCTATGTAGAAGATTTTGATGGCTTGGCAGCAGACCACGATAACTTCCAGTGGCATGTAGCCTTAAGTGACTCTACCCCAGAAGATGAGTGGGACGGTTACACAGGCTTTATCCACAACGTGTTATATGACAACTATCTGAAGGATCACGAAGCGCCGGAAGATTGTGAGTATTACATGTGTGGACCACCGGTGATGAACGCCGCCGTGATTAATATGCTCAAAGACTTGGGCGTAGAAGAAGACAACATTATGTTGGATGACTTTGGCGGTTAA
- a CDS encoding YajG family lipoprotein has protein sequence MKAIKWLMTGVLALSLTACASYYPVAVDVQPTVDAQGGVYRGQAVSLSSQDKRKNDYIIQIEQNNKAPVVVGASNNIKVQMEQALAQGFSNQGAFIEQGSPTQIQLELEEVLARVIRGHISYDVVQQLRMKLVLKRDGRTITKQYRRSAQAEFPGRLHPELDKVKDAVNEQLSLMLKDMLNDRDVQQFIGAQ, from the coding sequence ATGAAAGCGATTAAATGGTTAATGACCGGCGTATTGGCGCTCAGCCTCACGGCCTGTGCCAGCTATTATCCGGTTGCCGTGGATGTGCAGCCCACCGTTGATGCTCAAGGCGGCGTATATCGCGGCCAAGCGGTCAGCTTAAGCAGCCAAGATAAGCGTAAGAATGACTACATCATTCAGATTGAGCAAAATAATAAAGCACCTGTAGTGGTGGGCGCCAGTAACAACATTAAAGTGCAAATGGAGCAAGCCCTCGCCCAAGGTTTTAGCAACCAAGGCGCCTTTATTGAACAAGGCTCTCCAACCCAAATCCAGCTGGAATTGGAAGAAGTATTGGCCCGCGTGATCCGCGGTCACATCAGCTATGACGTGGTGCAGCAGTTGCGCATGAAACTGGTGTTAAAGCGTGATGGTCGCACCATTACTAAGCAGTATCGTCGCAGTGCCCAAGCCGAGTTTCCGGGTCGCTTGCACCCAGAGCTAGATAAAGTGAAAGACGCCGTTAACGAACAATTGAGTTTAATGCTCAAAGACATGCTAAACGATCGTGACGTGCAGCAATTTATTGGAGCTCAATAA
- the nqrM gene encoding (Na+)-NQR maturation NqrM produces the protein MLYFLITFAAFGLVFFAMAIGYILQRKTIAGSCGGLGSVGIDKACDCDDPCESRQKKMAKAEAKRQMLEENRII, from the coding sequence ATGCTGTATTTTCTGATAACCTTTGCGGCGTTTGGTTTGGTCTTTTTCGCCATGGCCATTGGCTATATTTTGCAACGCAAGACCATAGCCGGCTCTTGCGGCGGCTTAGGCAGTGTGGGCATAGACAAAGCCTGTGATTGTGACGACCCGTGCGAAAGCCGCCAGAAGAAAATGGCCAAAGCAGAAGCCAAGCGCCAGATGCTCGAAGAAAATCGAATTATTTAA
- a CDS encoding NADH:ubiquinone reductase (Na(+)-transporting) subunit B, whose product MSLKHTLEKVEHHFEPGGKYEKFYALYEAVATVLYTPGMVTRNSSHVRDSIDLKRIMIMVWLATFPAMFFGMYNSGGQTIAALMNMHSPADLAGIIDGNWRYSLAQTLGATLGEGAGWGSKLLLGATYFLPIYATVFLVGGFWEVIFASVRKHEVNEGFFVTSVLFALIVPATLPLWQAALGITFGVVVAKEIFGGTGKNFLNPALAGRAFLFFAYPAEISGDTVWTAVDGFSGATALGQWSAGGVSALMDVNTNSAISWTQAFIGHMQGSIGEVSTLAILLGGGFIVYMGFASWRIVAGVMLGMIAMSALFNVIGSDTNAMFSMPWYWHLVVGGFAFGMMFMATDPVSASFTNKGKWWYGALIGVMVVLIRVVNPAFPEGMMLAILFANLFAPLFDHVVVQANIKRRLARG is encoded by the coding sequence ATGAGCTTAAAACACACTCTGGAAAAGGTTGAACACCATTTCGAGCCGGGTGGAAAATACGAAAAGTTTTACGCCCTGTATGAAGCGGTCGCCACCGTGCTCTATACCCCAGGTATGGTTACGCGCAACTCCTCTCATGTGCGCGACAGTATCGATCTGAAGCGCATCATGATCATGGTTTGGTTAGCTACCTTCCCAGCCATGTTCTTTGGTATGTATAACTCAGGTGGGCAAACCATTGCAGCCCTGATGAACATGCATAGCCCAGCAGATCTGGCCGGCATTATTGATGGCAACTGGCGTTACAGTCTTGCGCAAACCCTTGGGGCAACCCTAGGTGAAGGCGCAGGCTGGGGCAGCAAGTTGCTGTTGGGCGCCACTTACTTCCTGCCTATTTATGCGACCGTGTTCTTGGTGGGTGGTTTTTGGGAAGTCATTTTTGCCAGTGTGCGCAAGCACGAAGTAAACGAAGGCTTCTTCGTAACTTCTGTGCTGTTCGCCTTGATTGTTCCTGCCACCTTGCCGTTATGGCAAGCAGCCCTAGGTATCACCTTTGGTGTGGTAGTTGCCAAAGAAATCTTTGGCGGCACCGGTAAGAACTTCTTGAACCCAGCATTAGCCGGCCGTGCTTTCCTGTTTTTCGCCTATCCGGCAGAAATTTCAGGTGACACAGTCTGGACTGCCGTAGACGGCTTCTCGGGTGCAACTGCACTGGGTCAGTGGTCTGCAGGGGGTGTTTCGGCCTTGATGGACGTGAACACCAACAGCGCGATTAGCTGGACGCAGGCCTTTATCGGTCATATGCAAGGTTCGATTGGTGAAGTGTCGACGCTGGCTATTTTGCTGGGCGGCGGTTTCATCGTCTATATGGGCTTTGCCTCATGGCGGATAGTGGCGGGCGTGATGCTCGGCATGATTGCCATGTCTGCGCTGTTTAACGTGATCGGCTCCGACACCAACGCCATGTTCAGCATGCCGTGGTATTGGCATCTGGTGGTGGGCGGCTTCGCGTTCGGTATGATGTTTATGGCGACGGATCCGGTATCGGCTTCCTTTACCAATAAAGGTAAATGGTGGTACGGCGCATTGATCGGCGTGATGGTAGTGCTGATCCGTGTGGTTAACCCCGCCTTCCCTGAAGGTATGATGCTGGCTATTTTGTTCGCCAACCTGTTCGCTCCCTTGTTTGACCACGTGGTGGTGCAAGCGAATATCAAACGGAGACTGGCTCGTGGCTAA
- a CDS encoding NADH:ubiquinone reductase (Na(+)-transporting) subunit D: MADKAEVKKVLFGPIIGNNPITLQVLGICSALAVTSQMQTAFVMSLAVIAVTAFSNLFISLVRNQIPNSVRIIAQMAIIASLVIVVDQILKAYAYDISKQLSVFVGLIITNCIVMGRAEAYAMKSPPLMSFYDGIGNGMGYGLILLIVATLRELFGSGTWFGIEILPLVKNGGWYQANGLMLLPPSAFFIIGGIIWVLRTMRPDQVEAKE; encoded by the coding sequence ATGGCTGATAAAGCAGAAGTTAAAAAGGTTCTTTTTGGGCCTATTATCGGCAATAACCCCATTACGCTTCAGGTACTGGGCATCTGCTCGGCCTTGGCGGTCACCTCACAAATGCAAACTGCATTCGTGATGTCCTTGGCGGTCATTGCGGTAACGGCGTTTTCAAACCTGTTTATCTCATTGGTGCGTAATCAGATCCCAAACTCGGTGCGAATTATCGCGCAGATGGCGATTATTGCCTCTTTGGTAATCGTGGTGGATCAGATCCTCAAAGCGTACGCCTATGACATCTCTAAGCAGTTGTCGGTATTCGTTGGTTTGATTATTACCAACTGTATCGTGATGGGTCGTGCCGAAGCTTATGCCATGAAGAGCCCGCCTTTGATGTCGTTTTATGACGGTATCGGTAACGGCATGGGTTATGGCTTGATCTTGCTGATCGTTGCCACCCTTCGTGAGCTGTTTGGCTCTGGTACTTGGTTTGGCATCGAAATCCTGCCGTTGGTTAAGAATGGTGGTTGGTACCAGGCGAACGGTTTAATGCTGTTACCCCCGAGTGCTTTCTTTATTATCGGCGGCATTATCTGGGTACTGCGTACCATGCGTCCCGATCAGGTTGAGGCGAAGGAGTAA